GGGAGGAAGGACAAAAGGCCCTGGATGAGGCCCAGGTCCGAGCTGGCCCTGGACACCAGCTGACCGGTGTCGAGCTGGTCGTGACGGGCGAAGTCCAGGCGCTGGAGGCGCTCGAAGACCGCTGTCCGCAGGTCGAACTGGACGTCGAGAGCGACCCGTCCACCTCTGAACCGCCGGATGTAGGCGGCGCCGAAGCTCACCAGTCCGGCGCCGAGCAGCAGCCCCAGCCAGGGACCGAGGGGCTTGCGATGGCTGAGCACGACGTCGTCGACGATGACCTTCTCGACCACCGGGGTCAGGGCCTGGATGACCATACCGACGACAGCGGCGCCGAACGCCCAGGCCACGTTGCGCCGATGGTTGGCCAGGAAGGGCAGGAGTCCGCGGATCCAGCCCTTTCCGTAGCCGTCTTTCATGCCGTCCGAGGATATTCGGTGACCGTCGAACTTCAGGCTCGCTGCTTGGAGTCGTACCTCACGCAGTCGCCAGCAGCGAGGCGACGAAGACCAGGTAGATGAGGATGATGAACGCGCCGGTGTCCCGACGAAGGCCGCGGTCGCGGTAGGCGAACCCGAGCGCGAAGACGGTAAGCCCGAGATACCACCATGCAATGAGTCTCGTGTCGCCGGATGACCCGCCCAGCCCGAGCACGGCGGCCGGGAGGAGAAGACCTGCGGTGACGTTGAGCGCGTTGCTGTTGAGGGCCGTGCTCAGTACGGCCGCTCCCCGTCCACGTGACGCCAGGTACACCGCGGCCACGGCGTTGGGCAGGCTCGTGACCGCCGCCAGGACGAGCCCGCCGATCACGATCTCGGGCACGCCGAAGCGAGACCCGAGCGACGAGGCCGCCCGTTCCATGGCCACGCTGGCGACGACCACCACGACGAGCGACGCGCCAGCAAGGAGGGCGTCCCCGCCTGTTCCCCGTCGGGGCCGGATGGCGTCCTCGAGCTCGAGCTCCTCGTCGGCCACGGCAGCTCCGAGCCAGGTGATCCAGGTTCGAGGTAGCCGGAGGCGCTCCAGCCCGCTTCGGCCGGCGCCGAGCACGATCACGTAGAGCACGACGGCAACGAGGCTCAGCGCCAGCGCGACCACCACCGAGACCGCGCCCACCACGGCGGCAACACAGACCCCGGCCACCCAGATCGCCACGGCGCCGCTCAGCTCGATCACTCTTCGGTGCAGGGCGATCCGCCCGGCCACGACGGCGCCGAGCCCCAGGAGCGCAGCGAGGTTGAAGACGTTCGAGCCGATGACCACACCGGCGCCCACCTGGTGCTCGTTGTTGCTCAGGGCGGTGATGGCGGCGGTGAGCTCCGGGGCGTCTGCGGCCAGAGCCGCCACGATGCCGAGCAGCGCCTCGGAGAAACCCAGTCGCTCCCCGACCCGCTCGATCCTCGAGACGAGGAGCCAGCTGGTGCCGAGGCTGACGACGGCACCGAGGACGAAGACAATCGCGTCGACAGCCGGCGCCACCCCTGGTGTCCCGCCAGTGCTCGACTAGGCGTAGGTCCGCACGAGCTCGAGCACCGGATCGGGGCCCTCGACGCGTAGCGCCGTGTCCTCGGGGCTGGCCCGGCGGGCGGCCACGAGGCACAGTTCGACGGCGTCGCCGCGGACGATGGTGAGGATCTCGGAGTCCCCGGCAAAACGCCAGCCACCTCCGCTCGGAGCTCGGAGCTCGAACGCCACCGGGCCGGTCAGCTCGCGTCCGGCGCGGCCGAACGCGTACGGCAGCGTGCGCCAGGCCAGACGGGCGACGTGCCACAACCGGTCGGTTGCGGCCGGCATCCATCCGAACCCAGCGCCGATATCCCCGGCGTGGATCCAGGTCTCGGCGATCCGGGTGGTCGCGAGCGTGCGGGCGGAGACCTGACCGGCCACCCACTCCAGCCGCTGGTGGGGATCAGTCCCTTCCAGCCGCCGACAGAGGTCGTCGGCAGTGGCAACCCAACGGTCATGAACTTCACGTCCCGGCTGACCCCGCTCGCGAGCAACCAGGACGTCGGCACCGTCATCCACGGATCCCGTGCGACGCTGACCGCCGGCGAGGTCGTCCAGGGCCTCAGCCATCCGTCCACTGGCGCTCGCCGACGCCAGCTCGTTGGTCTGGGCCAGGTGGAGCACGACGTCAGCGACCGTCCACCCGTCGCAGCGCGAGGGTCGCTGCCAGTCGGTGTCGCCCAGGCCAGACAGCAGGTTGGACAGCTCGGCCTGCTGATCAGCGAGGGCGGCGACGATCACCTTCAACGTGGCCTCCACCGAGGGGAGTGTACCCACGCTGGCCCGTCGCAGAGCTGGGAGCCAACATGGTCGCGTGCCGGGGTGGACCTGTCCTCGATGCGGCCGACGGTTCGCCCGCGCCGGTCAGTCCCACGAATGTGAGCCGGCCATGTCGCTCGAGGAGTACTTCTCGACCGGTCCCGCGCACGAGCGCCCGATCTTCGATGCGGTGATGCGCCACGTGAACAGCTTGGGACCGGTCCACGTGGAGCCCGTATCGGTTGGGATCTTCTTGAAGCGAGCGCAGACCTTCGCCCAGCTACGGCCGATGCAGCGGTGGGTGGCGCTGTCCTTCTCGCTGCC
The Acidimicrobiales bacterium genome window above contains:
- a CDS encoding DUF5655 domain-containing protein, giving the protein MSLEEYFSTGPAHERPIFDAVMRHVNSLGPVHVEPVSVGIFLKRAQTFAQLRPMQRWVALSFSLPRAVRHPRITKNVVPYHGRYYHVANLHSPEEFDDNLRDLITEAYLNAPA
- a CDS encoding maleylpyruvate isomerase family mycothiol-dependent enzyme; translation: MEATLKVIVAALADQQAELSNLLSGLGDTDWQRPSRCDGWTVADVVLHLAQTNELASASASGRMAEALDDLAGGQRRTGSVDDGADVLVARERGQPGREVHDRWVATADDLCRRLEGTDPHQRLEWVAGQVSARTLATTRIAETWIHAGDIGAGFGWMPAATDRLWHVARLAWRTLPYAFGRAGRELTGPVAFELRAPSGGGWRFAGDSEILTIVRGDAVELCLVAARRASPEDTALRVEGPDPVLELVRTYA